AGGCTTCCCAGGCTCGCCGAGCTTTTTAGCGCATTCTACGCTATTAGGAAAGCGGTCAACCTTTGACCGCCCTGTCACTGGTGGCAGTACACTGCCGTTACCGTACGGTACCTAGTACTAACCTCTTCGGGCGCGCTATAGCACTTTCTGGCCAATGGCCGGCGGATCCTCGCGGTATCTGCTGGCCCCTCCGTGTTCCCAAATTTCCCCCAAAGGGGGAATTACGTTGAGACTCAGGCTCAACTTTTTGGGGCAATGTTATGTATATCCAAGCGGATCCAAAAGGTTGTCCAATAATATCAATCCTAGATCATTGTCTGATCGAAATCCAGCTTGGGTAAACAGCCGTTTTCAATCAACTCTTTTTTATAAAGTGAAAAACATTACCTTGCGTAGAGTAACACTTTCGAGGAGTAAGGCTTCGCCCCCTTCAATCAATAATATGAAACTGGCAGGAAAGGGCTCTTCCAATACTAGACATTTTTTTACTAAGGTGCGGAATTCATCCTAGAGGAAAACAGCTATCTTATTTAGGTACAAACCGGGCTTTTTAGAAAGTCGATCGCAGAGGGCTTTGATCATCAGTGTTTTCACACTCCGTTTCCGCCCTATTCGAGTTAGGGCGCGTGCAAACTGCCAAATTGCCGCAAGTTTGTGCGGATATTGATAATCGTAGCCTAGCTGCATTCTGCTTCGTCGGTTATTTTAGATGTGCTAAGTGGCTGACTTTCTATCATATTGCGGATGAGATGCAGCTTGGATGGTGAGAGTCTTAGAGCCATTTTGTAAGGTTAATTATGAAATTTAAGAGAGATAAACGGGCAAAGATGGCTCGCTCCTACTTGGCGTGGACGGTATGTATGGTAGAGAATTACATTGTATGGCATCTTTGAGTAAGATACACGAGGCAGAATCCCACCTGCGTTATGTAAAATACAGTGTCTATTCTTGGAAATCATGGATCGACCACTATTCCAAATATGGGCTAGCGTGTTTCAGGTTAGGGTTCGCGAATCAAGTCTCAAGAGTGTGGAGTTAAAACTGATTTCGAATTCTACTGTATGATGCAATTCTACTGTAGAATCTCTACAATTTGCCTAACTCAAAAAGTAGCGACTTGAGCAGAGATGTTACATAAGAGTCAACGAGTCAGTGATCCATGAAGATCCGAATATTTTTACGGTTGATACACAGCCTGTACTCTTTTCTCGTATCATGTGATTAGGGTGTTGGGAGTGTCGGTATGTTTTCAAAATGGAAGACGATGTTGGGCGCTGCTAGAAAAATGCTCACTAGCTCTAAAACCCATACAGGAGTGCAACTCGCTTATCGCATTCAACGTTACCAAAATTGACCTGGCGCAGCAAATTCATGTTGTTATATATAATTTGAGCGGAAGGCTTTCCTAATCCGAACTAGTTTACTCTGAGTGGGGCTCTTAAAAAAGAACGAGAGAGTGTGGAATTTAAGCTAATTTCGAACATGACTGTAGTCTTCGACAGATCATCTCTATACTAAGAAAAGGGTTTCTTCACCCAGGCTCTACCGCCAATTTATATACCACCCTCTCCATCTACTTGAAAAAGCCTTGTAGTCTTCCTGGGTTGCCATAAATGCTTTTCGAAACCCCGAAGCGTATTAAAGTATAAGCTCGTTCACACTAGCGGCTCTGTTGGTCCTAAATATCATTTATGCGGAAGTATACTCCTGCTTTGTTTTACCTACCGCATGTCTCAGTGCCGTTCAAGCAATGCGACTATAGCTTTGGTTTCTCCCTTAGCCAACCTCTTTTGTTTTAGAACTTCTACGACTTGTCACTACATGCTTGACTCGGCAAAGCAGCTCCCTTCTTTCTACGTCCTGCTGGACCTCATTGGAACTATCCTACACATATGGGGGACATCTTTATCAGTCTTGTGTTTAGAAACTTATGATGGGGAAAAACAATCCTATCGACCTGGTGTCACACGGGGTAGGGTGATCTGTGCCACTTAATTGATAATCAAAccaagagaaaagagagagcaaATGCTGGTTATCGGAGGCTTTGGGCTTGGCTTTATGCAGCGTCTCGCTCTACAACGCTATCTTTTCGAGTGTAACTGGACTGACCGCATCTTATATCTTTCTGGGTTTGGTTGGTGGCATCGGAGGGTGGTTTTACTCCCGTGGATCTTGTCAAGTTTTGAGCAAACATTCCCCCAAGGTTTATACTGTGTCGGGGCATTCACCGATGCACCTATTCTCCCTGATTGCATCGACATTTCACGCTACAATTCTGGTTTCCCTTGTTTGTATCTAACAGACTTGAACACCTGATTGTATGAGACTTTAATTGAACTTACAGACGCGCTCGAAATCAGTTTCACAAATTTGTTCTCCTTCGACAGAAATAGACGGGTACGGCAATGTATGGGTCAAAATGACATATGTAAAAttctctaactaactaaaATGTAAAATCCGCCCTTTTTCCAATCTCTGCGGACATCGCTGATTAATCAATACATATATTTTTGTATGGTACCGTTATCATGACGGTCCATTGATTTTCCGGGTTGTATTTTCTTGTAAACTCCACCATGTGCAATGCATGGTGCTCGACATCCTTGATTGCTTCACAGCCTCTATTTTTATCGACGCTAGGCCCAATTTGGTTAATGTATATTTATTACCTTTTTCCAATTCGACATTTACGGCCGGGCTAGGCCAGATATAGGCCAAGGTAGGTCTGgccaagacaaaagaaagaacCACAGAGAATAAAATGGTGTAACTGATTTCGAACAATACTGTAAATAGATCATCTGTGAGTGGGACGCcagctcttttttttccctcatAGGATGTTCATTTTTTAATGTCGCGATAAATATTGCGACAAAGAGCCCCACAGCTTATTACAACGCCCTAAGATAGTGATGGCTGGCAGCTTTGGTACGGTATCGCTGGCTGAGGTACATTGCTCATAGTCTTGCGGTGACTTGTGGACTGTATGCTGAGGGCTTTTCTTCTGACAAAGTTAGAATTTCACTCAGGGAACAGACAGAGCAAAATCTTACTATGTCCTGCCTAGTTGGCACCGAGATATCAGGGTGGGAATAGTAGGTATAGAGCCGGCCATTTGGCATTTCCATGACAACCCAGCTCCTGATGGAATACAGGCGCCAAAAGTCATTATGACGGCGTAACAGGTTTTTCAGGCGCTTGGGCAATTGCTCCCGCTTTACGCGGCTGACTTCCGGTGCCATCAAGATAAAAGTAGGTATTGAGGGGGCGGTTGATGTGTATTGGGAGAAAGGAGTCAAGGTCTCTTATTTATTCCGATGCGGATTGATATAGAAATTTATTTTTGATATAAATCATGTGGCAGGTCGCTTTGAGAGTCCTCCGGAAAGCACTGCTCGGTTATGTATCGGTCAAGTGCGTTTGCTAGATTTTGAACGCATACCCAGAGTCAATTCCTCGGGCTTCAATCAAAAGGTTTCTTTGTTCCTCATTGCTATGCGCTCCTGGTTTCCGAACGCGAAGTTTAATTGCGGCTATTTAATATCTTTCCAAAAGCCTCAATAAAATTTACGCATCTAGAGCAAAACCACCAATGTGGAATCTAGTGTTGATCATATAGGCTCAGTTTTCATTGAACTTGTGCTAAGGTCTTTCAGTAGAAAGCTCATCTAGGAAGAGATGAAGTTTCCTGGGGAGGTTGCAGAGATAAAATGGGTGTCTTGCCTCCCGTTCAATGACAGTCTGGATGTCTACTCTTGGCTCACCTTGCTTTCATTGAATCATGAATAGGCAGAAAATCGTGAAATTTCCAAAATTTCCTGCATGTCTGGGCATGTGGCAGCAGGATTGTCTGCTTTCGGTTGGGTAACTGATCCTGTGCCTCTACCGGACCTACCAATTCGCCGAAAGCAAAATCGGTGTAAATAAAAGCTGATTGCAAATAGCAAACTAGCACCGGAAATGCTCCCCACAATTAAACCCACACCATGGCTCGACAAGGCCCGAGATGCGCGAGAACCATCCATCGTCAATTCTTCTACTGGATTTTTCGTGGCGGTCGTAGTCGCCGGCACCGCTGTGGTTGAATCCATGAGCTGGCTTTTGGTGATCGGATTGGGCGTGCTCATGTCTAAGTCGTCGGATTTGAGCTCGTTTCGCGTTGTTTGTGTAGGCCGATAATGACGAGAATGTTCAATCAAATGGGAAGAAGTTTCCAGATTCTCTGTCACATAACTACCGATTTCCATTGGTTTCGACCGAGACACAGCACCTAAAGTTCCCGGAAATGTAGCTTTATCGAAGGAACCCATTGAAGTTTGGCCAGAAAGGCTTTGGAAGTCTTctattgaagatgaagacttCATCGAAGTAATTTCAGGCGGCTGGTGTAAAGTGGCTTGGCCCGAGGG
The nucleotide sequence above comes from Penicillium digitatum chromosome 1, complete sequence. Encoded proteins:
- a CDS encoding Transcription factor, MADS-box, with translation MAPEVSRVKREQLPKRLKNLLRRHNDFWRLYSIRSWVVMEMPNGRLYTYYSHPDISVPTRQDIKKSPQHTVHKSPQDYEQCTSASDTVPKLPAITILGRCNKLWGSLSQYLSRH